From a single Lolium rigidum isolate FL_2022 chromosome 7, APGP_CSIRO_Lrig_0.1, whole genome shotgun sequence genomic region:
- the LOC124673613 gene encoding protein PELPK1-like gives MALKNSAFFLLGLLLYCVTMSGAVRILEETAPTKGEEHKPELSPLPKVELPPFPEVHLPPKPELPKVELPSFPEVHLPPKPELPKVELPPKPELPKVELPTFPEVHLPLKPEMPKVELPPKPELPTIPEFHFPEPEAKP, from the coding sequence ATGGCTCTGAAAAATAGCGCTTTCTTCCTCCTTGGTCTGCTTCTCTATTGTGTCACCATGAGCGGCGCGGTGAGAATCTTGGAAGAGACTGCTCCCACCAAGGGTGAGGAGCACAAGCCTGAGCTGTCACCACTGCCCAAGGTGGAGCTGCCGCCATTCCCTGAGGTGCACCTGCCACCTAAGCCTGAGCTTCCTAAGGTGGAGCTACCGTCGTTTCCGGAGGTGCACCTGCCACCTAAGCCCGAGTTGCCTAAAGTGGAGCTGCCACCTAAGCCTGAGCTCCCAAAGGTAGAGCTGCCAACGTTCCCGGAGGTGCACCTACCACTCAAGCCGGAGATGCCTAAGGTGGAGCTGCCACCAAAGCCAGAGTTGCCGACCATCCCTGAGTTCCACTTTCCAGAGCCGGAAGCTAAGCCATGA
- the LOC124675881 gene encoding ribosome biogenesis protein WDR12 homolog: MDADESRQVRVRFVTKLPPPLRAPTTAIAVPAELSRMGLSEIVNSLILSAEPDHQAQPFDFIVDGELVRMPLHQFLLAKGISAERVLELEYVKAVAPKKQEQPLPHDDWVSAVDGSNPRFLLTGCYDGLARIWKDGAVCTQVLEGHSGAVTSASFINKGVETDGSLHVVTGSKDRSLRLFKFDTSVTTDSLKQIGAYKIFPGHSSSVQSIAVDPSRNMICSGSWDTKIKLWAVEGSEEDGDSVTVKKRRTNSDASGPEESQLEGSASSTFEGHSQCVSSVAWPEQQTIYSASWDHSVRQWDAQTGKETWNMFCGKALNCLDCGGEGSSLIAAGGSDPVLRVWDPRKPGTLAPVFQFSSHSSWISACKWHPSSWYHLLSSSFDGKVMLWDLRTAWPLASVDSHTEKVLCADWWKGDSVISGGADSKLCISSGVEIA; encoded by the exons ATGGACGCCGACGAGTCCCGCCAGGTCCGCGTGCGCTTCGTGACGAAGCTCCCGCCTCCGCTCCGGGCGCCGACCACcgccatcgccgtccccgccgAGCTCTCCCGCATGGGCCTCTCGGAGATCGTCAACAGCCTCATCCTCTCCG CCGAGCCGGACCACCAGGCGCAGCCCTTCGACTTCATCGTGGATGGCGAGCTCGTGCGGATGCCGCTCCACCAGTTCCTGCTCGCCAAGGGCATCTCCGCG GAACGGGTGCTTGAGCTTGAGTATGTAAAAGCAGTGGCGCCGAAGAAGCAGGAGCAGCCCTTGCCACATGATGACTGGGTCAGTGCGGTTGATGGGTCGAACCCAAG GTTCTTATTAACAGGTTGCTATGATGGTCTTGCAAG AATATGGAAAGATGGAGCTGTATGTACTCAAGTTTTGGAGGGACACAGTGGTGCAGTTACTTCTGCCAGCTTCATCAATAAAG GAGTTGAAACTGATGGCAGTTTGCATGTCGTGACTGGATCAAAGGATAGGTCGTTGCGCCTGTTCAAG TTTGATACTTCAGTCACCACTGACTCCctgaagcaaattggagcttacaAAATTTTCCCTGGTCATTCATCATCTGTGCAAAGTATTGCTGTCGACCCTTCCAGAAATATG ATATGTTCTGGTTCCTGGGATACCAAGATTAAGCTATGGGCAGTCGAAGGATCTGAAGAAGATGGTGATTCTGTTACAGTGAAAAAGAGAAGGACGAACTCTGATGCATCTGGACCCGAAGAGTCTCAGTTAGAG GGTTCAGCATCTTCAACATTTGAGGGACATTCACAATGTGTTTCTTCTGTTGCTTGGCCTGAGCAGCAAACAATATATTCGGCATCTTGGGATCATTCTGTTCGGCAGTGGGATGCTCAAACAGGGAAAGAAACATGGAATATG tTTTGTGGGAAGGCCCTGAATTGTTTGGATTGTGGTGGTGAGGGCTCTTCACTAATCGCTGCTGGTGGTTCTGACCCTGTATTGAGGGTATGGGATCCTCGCAAACCTG GGACACTGGCTCCTGTTTTTCAGTTCTCTTCGCACTCAAGCTGGATCTCTGCCTGCAAATGGCATCCAAGTTCCTGGTATCATTTGTTATCATCTTCATTTGATGGGAAAGTGATGTTGTGGGATCTAAGGACAGCA TGGCCTTTGGCTTCTGTCGACTCACACACCGAAAAG GTTTTATGTGCCGATTGGTGGAAAGGGGACAGTGTAATAAGTGGTGGAGCTGATTCCAAGCTGTGTATCTCATCAGGGGTTGAAATAGCGTGA